DNA sequence from the Acidobacteriota bacterium genome:
CGATGCCCCACTGCCCATTCAGCCGCGTGCGATAGGCGCGGCCGTAGCCGGTACTGCCGCTGTAGTTGACGTCGAGCACGGCAAAGCCGCGGCTCGTCCAGAACTGCAGCTTGGCATCGAGCACATCCAGGGTGGCTCCGGTCGGACCGCCGTGGGTCAACACCAGGAGTGGCGGCCGCTCACCGGCCGGGGCCACGACCTCCGGATTGGTCGGCGGATAGTAGAACGCATGCACCTCGCGGCCGGCCGCCGTGAAGGTTACCGCTTCGGCCCTGGCGATCCACGCGGGGTCGATCCGCTCGGCCGACGCCGAACGCAGCACCTCCTTCGTCCTGCTCGCGAGATCGAGACGCGTGATCGCATTCGCCTCGGTCGCCGATCCGGCCATGAAATAAAGCGCGCCTCCGCCGGCCTGGATCGACTCGAGCGGCTGCACCGGCAGCGCGATCGGCGTGAACTCGCGGCTGCGCGGGTCGATCAGCGCCAGCTGCCAGCGCCCGCCCTCGGTATAGGTGACGGCGATGCAATCGGCCGACACGAACGCATAGGTGACCATGCTGAACGTCCACTGCGGCTTACCGAACTCCGCCGCCATGGCATGCACCACCGCCACGCGCTCGCCGTCCAAGCGATAGAGATTCCACCAGCCCGATCGATCCGACACGAAGTACAAGGTGCCGTCAGGCGACCATTCGGGTTGGAAGATCGACTCGGCCGGCCCGCCCGCAACGATCCGCGCGGGGCCGAGCGCGCCGTCCGCGCCAAACCGCGCGAGGCACAACTCGGTGCCGTCCCACGGCATGTTGGGGTGATGCCATTGCAGCCACGCCAGCGATTGGCCGTCAGGGCTCACGATCGGATCGGAGTAGAAGTCAGCGCCAGAGACGAGCACGTGCTCCCTACCCGCCCTACCCGCCCTACCCGCAATCGCCACAATCGTATTTCCGGGCTCACCGGGCCTTGTGTGATCCTCGCGCACGCTGATCAGGCGATCGCGCGTCTCGTCAACGCGGAAGTCGGCGTAGAAGTAGCCATCGGCGGTGATGGGCTCGGGTGCCTCACCCGGCCGCTGCCGGTAGATGCGCTGGTCGCTGAAGCTCGAGAAATAGACGATGCCGCATTTCACCGTGTAGGCGGCGCCGCCGTACTCGTGCACGCGCGTGCGGACGTTGAGCGGCGCCGGTGTCACGTCGGTGGTCGCACCAGACGCATCGCGTTTCACCAACACCGTCCGGCCACCCTCCGACGCCCGCCCCTCCACCCAATACAGATCGTCTCCGTCAAGCTGGAGATGATCGAGGCGAAGCGCGCCCGCGGTGACGCGCGCGGCCGTGAGCGGCGAGGGCCAGGCGCCATAGGAAGCGATCGGTTTCATGAAGTACGCAGTTTCAGCGATATTGGGGCAGTTTCAAAGGACGCGACAAACTTTTACGAACCGCGCAGCACTTGGCGTGCTCGCCCGACTTACGCGCACCGTAAAAGGGGAGCAGGTCCACTTATACTCTCGGGATGCGTTTGAAACTTCGTTCGCTCTCGTTTGTCCTCCTCGTGATGCTGTCGCTGGCAGCGCCGCAGGCCCAGTCGCCGGCCGCGCCCAGGGTCACGTCGCCGGAACAATTCTTCGGCCACCAGATCGGCGCCGACTACGTGCTCCCGAACTACACCAAGTTCACCGAGTTCGTGAAGAAGCTCGACACCGAATCGGATCGCATGATCGTGCAGTCGATCGGCAAGACCGCCGAGGGCCGCGACCAGTTGATGGCGATCATCACCTCGCCCGAGAACCACCGGAACCTGGCGAAGTACCAGGACATTGCCCGCCGCCTGGCGCAGGCCGAGGGGCTGACCGACGAGCAGGCGCGCGCGCTCGCCCGCGACGGCAAGGCCGTGGTGTGGATCGACGGCGGCCTGCACGCCACCGAAGTGCTGGGCGCGCAGCAGCTGACCGAGACCATCTACCAGCTGGTGAGCAAGACCGACGAAGAGACCATGCGCTTCCTGCGCGACGTGATCATCCTCGCCGTCCACGCCAATCCCGACGGCATGGAGCTGGTCTCTGACTGGTACATGCGCAACAGCGATCCCCTCAAGCGCGAGACCGGCAACCTGCCGCGCCTGTACCAGAGGTACATCGGCCACGACAACAACCGCGACTTCTACATGTCGGCCCAGGCCGAGACCATCAACATCAACCGCCAGCTCTATAGCGAATGGTTCCCGCAGATCATCTACAACCACCACCAGACCGGCCCGACCGGCACCATCCTGTTCGCGCCGCCCTTCCGCGATCCGGCCAACTACGTCTACCACCCGCTGATCATCACGGGCCTCGACGTGGTCGGCTCGGCCATGCACAACCGGTTCGTGACCGAAAACAAGCCGGGCGCGACCATGCGCCGCGGCGCCAACTACTCGACGTGGTGGAACGGCGGCCTGCGCACCACGCCGTACTTCCACAACATGATTGGCCTGCTCACCGAAACCATCGGCCACCCGACGCCCATGGAAGTGGCGTTCGTGCCCGACCGGCAGATGGCCAGCGCCGACCTGCCGTATCCGATCCAGCCGCAGAAGTGGCACTTCCGCCAGTCGGTGGACTACTCGGTCACGGCCAACCGCGCCGTGCTCGACGTGGCGTCGCGCAACCGCGAGATTTTTCTCTACAGCATCTACAAGATGGGCAAGGACAGCATCGCCAAGGGCTCGACCGACACCTGGACGATGTACCCGCGGCGGCTGCAGGCGATGAAGGACGAGATCGCGCGGGGCCAGAAGGTGGACGCCGGCGATCCGCGCATGAACGTGGGCGGCTTCGCCCGCAACACCGTGCCGATCGCGCAATACGAGAAGCTGGCCAAGCGGCCCGAGTGGCGCGATCCGCGCGGCTACGTGCTGTCGGCAGATCAGCCCGATTTCCTGACCGCGACCAAGTTCATGAACGCACTCATCAAGAACGGCGTCGCCGTGCACAAGGCGACGGCCGCGTTCAGCGCCGGCGGCAAGCAGTATCCCACCGGATCGTGGGTGGTGAAGACGGCCCAGGCGTTCCGCCCGCACGTGCTCGACATGTTCGAGCCGCAGGATCACCCCAACGACTTTCAGTTCCCCGGCGGTCCGCCCATTCCGCCGTACGACAACGCCGGCTGGACGCTCGCCTACCAGATGGGCGTGAAGTTCGACCGCATTCTCGACGGCTTCGATGGCCCGTTCGAGAAGGTCACCACGCTCATCAAGCCCGCGCCCGGCAAGGTCACCGAGATCGCCGGCACCTCAGTAGGAAACACTGCGGGGTACGTCGTCTCGCACCACCAGAACGACGCGTTCATCGCCCTCAACCGGCTGATGAAGGCTGGTGAAGAGGCGTACTTCGTCGCGGATCGCTCGTGGCAGTCGGCCAACGGCACCGGCGTGATCTTCATTCCTGCCAAGGCCACCACCAGCGCGGTGCTGACCAAGGCCGCCGCGGACCTCGGCCTCAATTTCACGGCGGTCGCGCAACGGCCCACCGGTGCCACGCACAAGCTGACCAAGCCGCGCATTGGCCTGTGGGACAACTACGGCGGCTCCATGCCGTCGGGCTGGACGCGCTGGCTGCTCGAGCAGTACGAGTTCGATTTCGAACTGGTGTTCCCGGCGACGCTCGATGCCGGCAACCTCAAGGCGAAGTACGACGTCCTGATCTTCCCGGACGGCGGCATCCCCGAGAGCGCCGGCGGTGGCGGCGGGTTTGGCGGCGGCGGGGCCGGTCCGAACCCGGACAACATCCCCGCGGAGTTCCGCAATCGCCTCGGCCGCGTCACGATCGACAAGACCGTGCCGCAGCTCAAGAAGTTCGCGGAGGAGGGCGGCGCGATCATCGCCTATGGCGGCTCGGCCAACATCGGCCGTCACATGGGCCTGCCGGTCGGCGACCACCTGGTCGAGATGACCTCGGCCGGCGTCGAGCGCGCGCTGCCGCGCGACAAGTACTACATCCCCGGCTCGCTGCTGAAGGTGGCGGTCGACAACACCAATCCGCTCGCCTATGGCTTCGAGAAGGAAGTGGACGTGATGTTCGACAACAGCCCGGTGATGCACCTGGGCCCGGGCGCGGCCATGACCGGCGTCAAGCCGGTGGCGTGGTTTGCGGGCAAGGAATCGCTGCGCTCCGGATGGGCGTGGGGCCAGCACTACCTGCAGGACGGCGTCGCCGCGGCGGCCGCGACGGTTGGCAAGGGCAAGGTGTTCATGCTCGGTCCCGAGATCACCTTCCGCGCCCAGCCGCACGGCACGTTCAAGTTCCTGTTCAACGGGATCTATTACGGTTCGTCCGTGACCCAGTAGGACGAACCTTTAGTCCGCTCCAGGAGGGCCGGGACTTATAGTCCCGGCCTTTCCCTGGTACGGCATAAAATCCCACCATGCCCGCGCTCGAGACCGTCTTCTCCTTCGCCACCTTCATCGCCATGTTCGGCTGGATCCTGCTGGTGGTCCTGCCCGCCGACCCGCGCGTGAAGCTGCTGACGGCGATCATCATTCCGCTGACGCTGTCGGCGATCTATCTCACGTACATCTTCCTGCACATCGGCACCGCTCCCGGCGGCTTCGGCTCGCTGGCCGAGGTGAAGCTGCTGTTCGGGACCGATGAACTGCTGCTGGCCGGGTGGATCCACTACCTGGCCTTCGACCTGTTCGTCGGCGCGTGGGAGAGCCGCGACTCGCAGCGGCTCGGCATCCCCCGGCTGGTGATGGTGCCCTGCTACCTGATGACGTTCATGCTGGGCCCCATCGGCCTGTTGTTCTACTTCGCGATCAGAACCGCCAAGACACGCTCGCTGAGCCTGTCCCGCCGAAGCCTCGGCGAAGGCGGAGACGCGGCGTGACCGCCGAACTGCGCGCGCGCGATCCGCTCCTGTTCTGGACCGGCGCACTGATGCTGCTCGGCCTGGTCCTCGTCACCCTCCTGTCGATTGGCGACCAGCGCCTGATCCTGGGGATCAACCCGTGGATCAAGCCCGCGAAGTTCCTGGTCTCGATCACCATCTTCCTGTGGTCGATCGCGTGGTTCATGCCCGAGACCGAGCCAGACGAGGTCAAGCGCGCGCTGGTGCGCTGGACCGTGGCCGGCGCCATGGTCATCGAGATCGTGCTGATCGGGATGCAGGCGTGGCGCGGCGTCACCTCGCACTTCAACGCCGCCACCGCGTTCGACCTTGCGGTGTTCAACATCATGGGTGTGGCCATCACCGTGAGCAGCATCGCCGTCGTGTTGTTCCTGTGGATCCTCCGGCGCGACACCCCTTCGTCACGCGCCGGCTATTTGTGGGGCATCCGCACCGGCGTGGCGGTGTTCATCCTGGCCAGCGTGCTGCCGGGGTTCCTGATGGTGGCCAACAATGGCCATTCGTTTCCGGGACCCGACGGCGGGCCGGGGCTGCCGCTCGTGAACTGGTCGGTCGAGTTCGGCGATCTGCGCGTGGCGCATTTCTTTGGCATGCACGCCCTGCAGGCGCTGCCGCTGCTCGGCTTCCTGCTCGACCGAGCCCTCGGCGCCGACCAGCCGAGCAGCCTGATCCCCACCGCGCGAAACGTCATCATCACCATCGGCATCGTATGGTTCGTCGTCTCGGCCGCGCTGCTCGGCATCGCGCTGCTCGGCCGCCCGATAATGGCGCTATAGTTTGTCCCGGGGCCTGGCACGGTTACACCCCAAAACGTTTCAGTTTCTTCATACAGCGCAGAAACTGCGTCGTTTCTCCGTGTAACCGTGCCAGGCCCCATTACATTTCCCCGAAGAGGCATTTGACATGAACTACTACGGTCCGAAAGACATGGCGGAGAGCTGGCGCACGGTTCGCAAGAACACTATCCAGGTTGCTGAAGATATTCCCGAAGACCAGTACTCGTTCCGCGCCGCGCCCGACACCATGAGCGTCGGCGAGATTCTGGCGCACCTGGCGGCGACGCCGCACTGGGCCAACCAGTGCCACTTCGTGGACCAGAAGACCGCCATCACCATGGACGACTTCGGCCGGTGGATGGGCGAGGTCGGGACGACCTCGAAGTCGCTGACCACCAAGGCGGCGATCGTGGCGGCCCTCAAGGCCGACGGCGAGGCGTTTGCCGCGGGCCTCGAGTCCATGACCGATGCGCAGCTCGGCGAGCAAGTCGCGCTGCCCATGGGCGGCAAGACCCGCTTCGAGATGCTGCTCGGCGTGAAGGAGCATGAGATGCATCACCGCGCGCAGCTGTTCCTGATGGAGCGGATGATCGGCATCGTGCCGCACCTGACGCGCGCCCGCCAGGCCGCGCAGGCCGCCCGCCAGTAGGCACCTCATGAAGTTGCTGTGCGCCGGGGAGGCGTTCGAAGACCTCGTCTTCTTCGCGCTCGCTCGCCTCCCCGAGCTCGGCGAAGAGGTCAAGACCGATAGTTTCACCGCCACCGTCGGCGGCGGCGCGGTAATTACCGCCGTCCACGCCGCCCGCCTGGGCATGAAGTCGGCGATTCTGAGCGCGCTCGGCGATGCGGCGGTCGCCCACCTCAAGCGCGAGCGTGTCAGCGTCACCAACCTGCGGAGGCCGAACGAGCCGCACGCGATCACGGCGGCGCTCTCGACCGAAGAGGATCGCGCCTTCGTCACGTTCAACGGTGTCAACGCGAAGCTCGAAGCGCGAATCGCGACTACGTTATCCAAAGCGACAGCCGATCACATCCACTTTTGCTTCTATCCCCACGACTGCGCCCAGTGGACGCGCATCGTGACGCGCCTGCGCAAGCGCGGCATCACCACCTCGTGGGATTTTGGGTGGAACGAGCCGCTGACGGGCGACCGCGGCCTCACGGACCTGATCGACGCGCTCGATTTCGTGTTCGTCAACGAGGTCGAAGCCAGGCTGTACACCGGCGAGGCGACGCTCGAGGCGGCCATCCCCCACTGGCGGGAACGACAGGCCATCACCATCATCAAGCAGGGCGACCGGGGCGCGACGTGGATCGCACCCGACCGCGACATCCACTTCCCGGCGCCGCGCGTGAAGGTGGTGGACGCCGCCGGCGCGAGCGACGTGTTCAACGCCGGGTTCCTGGTGGCCTGGATGCGAGGCCAGTCAC
Encoded proteins:
- a CDS encoding DinB family protein, which translates into the protein MNYYGPKDMAESWRTVRKNTIQVAEDIPEDQYSFRAAPDTMSVGEILAHLAATPHWANQCHFVDQKTAITMDDFGRWMGEVGTTSKSLTTKAAIVAALKADGEAFAAGLESMTDAQLGEQVALPMGGKTRFEMLLGVKEHEMHHRAQLFLMERMIGIVPHLTRARQAAQAARQ
- a CDS encoding ABA4-like family protein; translation: MPALETVFSFATFIAMFGWILLVVLPADPRVKLLTAIIIPLTLSAIYLTYIFLHIGTAPGGFGSLAEVKLLFGTDELLLAGWIHYLAFDLFVGAWESRDSQRLGIPRLVMVPCYLMTFMLGPIGLLFYFAIRTAKTRSLSLSRRSLGEGGDAA
- a CDS encoding prolyl oligopeptidase family serine peptidase, which codes for MKPIASYGAWPSPLTAARVTAGALRLDHLQLDGDDLYWVEGRASEGGRTVLVKRDASGATTDVTPAPLNVRTRVHEYGGAAYTVKCGIVYFSSFSDQRIYRQRPGEAPEPITADGYFYADFRVDETRDRLISVREDHTRPGEPGNTIVAIAGRAGRAGREHVLVSGADFYSDPIVSPDGQSLAWLQWHHPNMPWDGTELCLARFGADGALGPARIVAGGPAESIFQPEWSPDGTLYFVSDRSGWWNLYRLDGERVAVVHAMAAEFGKPQWTFSMVTYAFVSADCIAVTYTEGGRWQLALIDPRSREFTPIALPVQPLESIQAGGGALYFMAGSATEANAITRLDLASRTKEVLRSASAERIDPAWIARAEAVTFTAAGREVHAFYYPPTNPEVVAPAGERPPLLVLTHGGPTGATLDVLDAKLQFWTSRGFAVLDVNYSGSTGYGRAYRTRLNGQWGIADVADVVGGATAMVAAGKADPGRLIIRGGSAGGYTTLAALTFHQVFKAGASYYGISDLEVLQQDTHKFESRYNESLIGPYPAARDTYVERSPIHFTDRLSCPIILFQGLDDKVVPPNQSAMMAEAVRKKGLKVKYVTFEGEQHGFRKAENIIRALEDELAFYRAVFGM
- a CDS encoding carbohydrate kinase family protein, producing MKLLCAGEAFEDLVFFALARLPELGEEVKTDSFTATVGGGAVITAVHAARLGMKSAILSALGDAAVAHLKRERVSVTNLRRPNEPHAITAALSTEEDRAFVTFNGVNAKLEARIATTLSKATADHIHFCFYPHDCAQWTRIVTRLRKRGITTSWDFGWNEPLTGDRGLTDLIDALDFVFVNEVEARLYTGEATLEAAIPHWRERQAITIIKQGDRGATWIAPDRDIHFPAPRVKVVDAAGASDVFNAGFLVAWMRGQSPAQCLAAGSKTASSRHPAP
- a CDS encoding M14 family metallopeptidase translates to MRLKLRSLSFVLLVMLSLAAPQAQSPAAPRVTSPEQFFGHQIGADYVLPNYTKFTEFVKKLDTESDRMIVQSIGKTAEGRDQLMAIITSPENHRNLAKYQDIARRLAQAEGLTDEQARALARDGKAVVWIDGGLHATEVLGAQQLTETIYQLVSKTDEETMRFLRDVIILAVHANPDGMELVSDWYMRNSDPLKRETGNLPRLYQRYIGHDNNRDFYMSAQAETININRQLYSEWFPQIIYNHHQTGPTGTILFAPPFRDPANYVYHPLIITGLDVVGSAMHNRFVTENKPGATMRRGANYSTWWNGGLRTTPYFHNMIGLLTETIGHPTPMEVAFVPDRQMASADLPYPIQPQKWHFRQSVDYSVTANRAVLDVASRNREIFLYSIYKMGKDSIAKGSTDTWTMYPRRLQAMKDEIARGQKVDAGDPRMNVGGFARNTVPIAQYEKLAKRPEWRDPRGYVLSADQPDFLTATKFMNALIKNGVAVHKATAAFSAGGKQYPTGSWVVKTAQAFRPHVLDMFEPQDHPNDFQFPGGPPIPPYDNAGWTLAYQMGVKFDRILDGFDGPFEKVTTLIKPAPGKVTEIAGTSVGNTAGYVVSHHQNDAFIALNRLMKAGEEAYFVADRSWQSANGTGVIFIPAKATTSAVLTKAAADLGLNFTAVAQRPTGATHKLTKPRIGLWDNYGGSMPSGWTRWLLEQYEFDFELVFPATLDAGNLKAKYDVLIFPDGGIPESAGGGGGFGGGGAGPNPDNIPAEFRNRLGRVTIDKTVPQLKKFAEEGGAIIAYGGSANIGRHMGLPVGDHLVEMTSAGVERALPRDKYYIPGSLLKVAVDNTNPLAYGFEKEVDVMFDNSPVMHLGPGAAMTGVKPVAWFAGKESLRSGWAWGQHYLQDGVAAAAATVGKGKVFMLGPEITFRAQPHGTFKFLFNGIYYGSSVTQ